A stretch of DNA from Methanocalculus natronophilus:
GGTTTTCAGAACAACAATTGCTCCCTTCTCCCAGGTGGCATTTGTAATAAGGACACCCCCCCGTATTGCAGGTGACATGAAATGAGCCAACAGCCTGTATCCACTGCATTTCATCAGGATTTTATGCTTGAGTACAAAGAGCACTTTCTCTACAGATAGCAGCTGGATGGTGGTGCCATTTTTTAAGATAAGCGTGAGTGTGTTCTTCTTCTTCTCCTGCAGATCGACGATTGTTTTCATTGGAATGTTTGTATTCACTGGTGCCGGAATGGCAATCGCATCGTCATCAATTGAAATTTTACAATTAATCCATTCATCATTGTGGCGTATCTTTACCGGAGCCTGTACCAATCCTGTCACCTTCCCTCTCTTCTGGATCTTTTGCTGGTATATGCGTGCCTATTCCTCATCATCCTGCTTTTTTCCGCCAAGGGCAACAACCATGGCAGATAGTTCCTCCTCAAGTTCTGATGCCGTGACATCGATATCCTTGAGGTCGCGGACGAGGCTCAGGTCTACTTTCTTTTTTACATTCTTTGACCCCTTTGCCAGTTCACCGAGGAGATCCCCTTCTCCCCCCCCGCCACCAGAAGAAGAAAAGAACGATGACTGTTTCTTTGTCTCCCCTCCTGCATCAAAGCCGACGTTTGAAGCAATTGTTTCATCTGGTCCTCCAAAGGTAAAGTCATCGTCATCGTCATCGTCAAGTTCTTCTTCATCCGGCATGGGGGCGGTAACAACGGCTTGTGGTTCATCGTCCTGCTCCTCAACCTCGTCAAGAGCGATGCCATCATCCTCGTCTTCGATTTCAAGAGAGTCAAGATCGATAGAGTCGAGATCCATATCCGGTGTAAGCATGTCAGAGTCGGAATCCCCAGCCTGCAGTTCTTCATCTTCAAACTCTTCATCAGAGAAACCGCCTTCTGCTGCGAGGATGGAGGCGACATCGTCCATCATGTCGCCTGCGTCCTGATCCATATCTGCACTAAGGCTTTCGCCTCCCTCATCCAGATCACTGAAGGCATCGTCACGTTCGAATCCTTCAATTCCCTCCTCGTCGAGGTCATCCAGTGATATATCACCGAAGGGATCATCCCCGGCATCGTCTGTTGCTTCCGGTATTCCTGCTCCTGCCAGAGCTCCTGTCGCGGCTGCATCTGCTGTTGTTCCCTTCTGTTCCGGCGTGGCTGCAGCAGCTTTTGATGCTTTCTTTCCGGCTTTTTTTCTGCGTGGGAAGAGCCCTTTGATCTTCAGGTACCAATTATAGAATGTAGGGAATTTCTGCTGGTATTTTGATGGCTCTTTTGGGATTTCTGGTTCCGGAGGCTCTTCCTCGTGTGGCTGGGTTTTTTGCTCCTTTTCCCCGGCAGTATCTTGTTTCAGGCGCAGGCTGGATAGCGAGAGTGATCCTGTCAGAAAGAGCAGCATGACACCGACGAGGAACGCTATCAGTACGATAGTGAAGACCGGAAGCTCAATGAATATAAATATAAATCCAACAATAATAATCCCGAAGAAGAGAATGAGCCGCCTGACTGAATCCCTCATATGAGCTCGCCTCCTGTTGTCACAAGCCCTTCCATGCTGAAGAAGAGCTCAACAATTGGTGGAATGACCAGGAAGAGGACTCCGGATATCACAAGCATCAGGGCAAGGAACGGGTATGCGATGCTTCTGTCTCCGCCAACTGCAAGCTGTGCAACAATGACATTTGCAATACAGATGATGACGATGATATTGACGACATAGGCGCCAACAGCAGCCTCCGGGAAGTCGATAAACATCCCGATCATCCCCCCGCCAAATGCTCCTCCGATAGCGTCACCTGACGCTGCGGCAGTTGCCTCCTCAAAGCCCATCATCACCTCTGTTATTGCACGGGAGAGGGTAACCATGATATGATAAAGCGATATGAAGATGCCTGCCATTGCCGCGTGCATCGGGACAAGAAGGACAACAAAACCCATGCTTACAAGCTCACGCCGCTTCCGTGTCAGCACCTGTTCGAGCATGGAGTCAGCAACAACGGTTCCGATCTTCTTTGCATCTCCACCCATCTTTACAGTGTCACGGAAGATGTTGAAATATTTATAGATTAAATTACTGCCGCACTCGCCGATGAACCGTTTCCATGAGAGATCTTCATCAAGGCCGAGATTCAGTTTGGAATAGACAGAAAGGAGATGGGGAGAGAGGTTCTCCATGGTTTTTTTATCAACCTCACCAAGTGCCTGTGCCATGGTTGCTCCTTTTCCTCCCATGATTGCCCCAACACCCCTGATGAAATTCGGGAACTCCTCATCGCGGGCAATGACATTCCGATTGTCTATAAAGGCGATGATGCCAAGCGGAGCGAGCATGAAGCCGACAATCAGAAACACAACACCCGCAGGCACCCCGATTGCCCAGGTGACAAGCCAGGCAGCTAATGTTGCCGGCAGGATGACTTTCTCCATCCGCTTGAGCATCCCCTGCTCTTTCGATGTCCATTCAGGTGATTTATAGACCCGATCATCTGATGGAACTGTCTGAAACATGGTGCCGATGCCAAAGATAGTGATCAGGAGCACAATCCAGTACGTGATCCCGAGGGTTTCTGAAACAGTACCGGGTGTATAGATAGCAACCGAGACCATGATTGTGACCGCAATCACAACCGAGGAGAGGATCATCGCGATGTAGGCATCAGACCACTTCTTCAGAAGCTCAAAACCGGCCTCCATGTTGTTCCGGTAGATCTCCATTGAAGAGGAGAGCTCCCCATCCAGAAAGTCTTCATCGGGAACTCCGGACTCCATGGCATTGCCAAAGCGGTTTAAGAGTGTCTTGAGAAGTGCATTCTCGGTTCGCTCGGCAACCATTGCGAGAGACTGGACATAGCTGTATCCAAACCGCTTGACAAAGAACTCTACTTTTTTTATTGATTTTGAAGATGCATACTCTTTCTTTTCTGCAGTGCTTGCAAATATCTCGGGCCTCGTGGCAC
This window harbors:
- the flaJ gene encoding archaellar assembly protein FlaJ — protein: MFENVVERLRENNNGKLPFEDLFQSIYARITKVFDDRKMASDILFMVTYMNSLAIARATRPEIFASTAEKKEYASSKSIKKVEFFVKRFGYSYVQSLAMVAERTENALLKTLLNRFGNAMESGVPDEDFLDGELSSSMEIYRNNMEAGFELLKKWSDAYIAMILSSVVIAVTIMVSVAIYTPGTVSETLGITYWIVLLITIFGIGTMFQTVPSDDRVYKSPEWTSKEQGMLKRMEKVILPATLAAWLVTWAIGVPAGVVFLIVGFMLAPLGIIAFIDNRNVIARDEEFPNFIRGVGAIMGGKGATMAQALGEVDKKTMENLSPHLLSVYSKLNLGLDEDLSWKRFIGECGSNLIYKYFNIFRDTVKMGGDAKKIGTVVADSMLEQVLTRKRRELVSMGFVVLLVPMHAAMAGIFISLYHIMVTLSRAITEVMMGFEEATAAASGDAIGGAFGGGMIGMFIDFPEAAVGAYVVNIIVIICIANVIVAQLAVGGDRSIAYPFLALMLVISGVLFLVIPPIVELFFSMEGLVTTGGELI